The Quercus lobata isolate SW786 chromosome 9, ValleyOak3.0 Primary Assembly, whole genome shotgun sequence region GTGGACTTGAGTGGTAATATTCCGTGCCCATGTATCCACTGTGTGAATTGCTATCGACAATCTCCTCAAATTGTGCGTATCCATTTGCTTCATCGTGGAATTATGCAATCTTACATTAATTGGTATAATCATAGAGAACCTCGTGTATTGAACGAGAATATTCATGATAATGAAATGTCGAATGGTGATCATATGGATGGTATCGATGCCTTGGTAGATGACCGAATTAGAGGGGAACCAAGAAATGCAACCAAAGATGAGGAGGTGCGTCATTTTGacaaacttgaggaagatgcAAAACGTGAGTTGTATCCGGGTTGCACTGATTATAGTATCCTGAAGTTTGTTATTGAGATGTTGAATGTAAAGGTAATGATCAACTTGAGTAATAAGGGACTTGATATGATGCTAGAATTGCTGACAAAAGTTTTACTGAAAGGTAACTTGGTTCCAAGGTCAACTTATGAAGCAAAGAAGATATTACGTGATTTGGGCATGTCATACGAGCATATAGATGCATGCAAAAATGATTGTGCATTATTttggaaggaaaatgaaaatcttGATAAATGTCCAGTGTGTGAGGTGCCTAGGTACAAAGATACACGTACTCAAGATAAGAAAATTCCTCATAAAGTATTGCGTTACTTTCCGTTGACACCAAGATTGAGGAGATTGTACATGTCAGGCCAAAGAGCTAAGGACATGAGATGGTATATGGACAAACGTGTGGACGATGGGATAATGAGGCATCTGGCTGATAGTGAGGAGTGGAAGGAATTTGATATGCAACATCCTGATTTTGCCCTCAAACCTCGCAATGTAAGGTTAGGGTTGGCTACAGATGGATTTAATCATTTTGGGAATATGAACAATAATTATAGTATGTGGCCTGTAATACTTATCTCCTATAATCTACCGCATTGGTTGGTTATGAAGGAGCCATATTTTATGTTGTCCTTACTTATTCTCGGTTCCCATCAACTGGGGAATGATATTGatatttatttgaaaacattgGTTGATGAGTTGAAGGAGTTGTGGGAAGAAGGTGTAGAAACTTATGATGCTTATAGTAAAGAGCATTTTCAGATGCGTGCAACTTTGTTGTGGACAATACATGACTATCCTGGATTTGGTAACATATTCGGGTGGAGGACAAAGGATTATCATTCTTGTTACACTTGCAATGATCAACCATATTCAGAAGTTTTGGAAAGTAAAATTAGATTCATTAATCATCGAGCTTATTTACCTATGGAACATCGTTGGAGACATAGTCGGTTGCATAATGGTTTACCGGAGAAACGGAAGAGATTTTTAGAGTTACAAGTGGGAAAGATACAAGAGCAGCTAGATAGAAtgccaaatataattttaggaaagCATCCAAGTAACAAGAAGAGACAACTCATTGGGGAGCCAAATTGGTCAAAGGTAAGTATTTTGTACAAGCTTccatattggaaaaataagaagttTAAGCACAACATTGATGTCATGCATGTGGAGAAGAACATTAGTGAGAGTACTTATGGTACTTTGTTGGGCATTGAGAGGAAAAATAAGGACACTGACAAGGCACGGATAGACTtacaaaatatgaatttcaGGCACACGTTGCATTTGAAACAACGTCCTGATGGATCATATGACAAGCCTCGGGCTTTCTTTTCATTAAGCCCCAATGAAAGAGATGGTTTTTATGACTTTTTGAAATCAGTCAAGTATCTGGATGGCTATACAGCCAACATATCAAGGTCAGTGAATGCAAAAAATAGTAGATTATCTGGTTTGAAAAGCCACGACTGTCATGTGCTACTACAACGAATTCTTCCAATTAGGTTGTGAGGGTTTGCAGATAAAGACATTAGTATTGTATTGTTTGAGTTAGGCAACTTCTTCCAAGACTTATGCTCAAGGACCCTAAAGCGGAGTGAATTGGAGAAACTAGAAGAACGTATAGTTCTTATACTATGCAAGCTTGAGAGGTTCTTGCCTCCAGCATTCTTTGATGTTATGGTCCACCTTGCTGTTCACTTGCCTCGAGAAACAATTCTAGGAGGCCCGGTACAATATCGGTGGATGTATCCAATTGAAAGGTAATTAGATCTTTTGATGCATTCATCAATTGCATATTTCCCACGTGGTATAAAATCACATTCTGTGCGTATTTTTTCCTCGTAGGTAtcttggaaaattgaaaagatacgTTTCCAATCGAGCTCGACCAGAAGGTTCGATTGCAGAGGCTTACATTCTTAAAGAATGTATTAACAACTGGTCTTTGTATATTGATGGGATCGAAACTGTTCATAATcgaagagaaagaaatgaagatTTTGGTGAATCTAGCGAAGGATTGATAGTTTTTTCACAGACTGCCCGACCTACAGGTGGTAGGCGAAATGATGGCGACTTCTCTCGTGCATTACTTGATATTGCTCATTGGTACTTGTTGTACAATAGTCCtaagctagagtcttatttaaAGTATGTGATTTCATATGCATATATTGTTTATTCAAGTTTTGAATATTATCTATAATGCTTAGCTGAAAATAAATCATCTTATTTTTAACAGCGAATACAAAAGCACATTGCATAATCCTACTAGAGAAGCCATAACTCAAATCCAACGACAAGAGT contains the following coding sequences:
- the LOC115961691 gene encoding uncharacterized protein LOC115961691, which translates into the protein MDKSWMTMGKTPDGRLSHPYIEGVNAFINSARAVVDLSGNIPCPCIHCVNCYRQSPQIVRIHLLHRGIMQSYINWYNHREPRVLNENIHDNEMSNGDHMDGIDALVDDRIRGEPRNATKDEEVRHFDKLEEDAKRELYPGCTDYSILKFVIEMLNVKVMINLSNKGLDMMLELLTKVLLKGNLVPRSTYEAKKILRDLGMSYEHIDACKNDCALFWKENENLDKCPVCEVPRYKDTRTQDKKIPHKVLRYFPLTPRLRRLYMSGQRAKDMRWYMDKRVDDGIMRHLADSEEWKEFDMQHPDFALKPRNVRLGLATDGFNHFGNMNNNYSMWPVILISYNLPHWLVMKEPYFMLSLLILGSHQLGNDIDIYLKTLVDELKELWEEGVETYDAYSKEHFQMRATLLWTIHDYPGFGNIFGWRTKDYHSCYTCNDQPYSEVLESKIRFINHRAYLPMEHRWRHSRLHNGLPEKRKRFLELQVGKIQEQLDRMPNIILGKHPSNKKRQLIGEPNWSKVSILYKLPYWKNKKFKHNIDVMHVEKNISESTYGTLLGIERKNKDTDKARIDLQNMNFRHTLHLKQRPDGSYDKPRAFFSLSPNERDGFYDFLKSVKYLDGYTANISRSVNAKNSRLSGNFFQDLCSRTLKRSELEKLEERIVLILCKLERFLPPAFFDVMVHLAVHLPRETILGGPVQYRWMYPIERYLGKLKRYVSNRARPEGSIAEAYILKECINNWSLYIDGIETVHNRRERNEDFGESSEGLIVFSQTARPTGGRRNDGDFSRALLDIAHCEYKSTLHNPTREAITQIQRQEFPKWFRERMNRLKVNDSSEATKQLWSLANGPKPYVKEYTVCMVNGVKFHTRDLDNRRVTQNSGCEWYNTGTNGRRRMIQTDAHCTNIDVTSRWGVFDVPEVGGGESNDNTEDSDAFQQEAIVDVVPINVEDNIIEYCMGDVETEIVSEGGTSRDANQNEEHDIPDVDLDMNYDM